A genomic window from Salvelinus sp. IW2-2015 linkage group LG13, ASM291031v2, whole genome shotgun sequence includes:
- the LOC139028596 gene encoding uncharacterized protein — MAKGEGHLTGGHRSFVKPAGHNTWRDDQPITVDEGSGTSTQHVIXIESADTGPGVKQERSEGEQDPRQSRDIQTGLAGVPPVAMQDPTTAPVQPRTRRSITEVSGPLNTVLKTETDTXTLTVTHRLLHTGSDHRSDPERLEQLGCPPASGSEYLPIFRQRTVHSFGDGDALDTGGNDPSCSYATEMDPGIMPLVLETQTDLSRGDWNRHSSSVYSEGCLDKKGEGLVVDEVTVKVEGDVPPTWNAASHLGDGHSXGRDFLDYRESLETNXDVITHSPLHMLGDRDPVSTSMGPSDSHDSILFDQVLNSNDRTRAQAQGGGATSGNSKEKRFLCMFCNKGFSCLQKVEIHQRVHTGEKPFSCTQCHMRFTQAGHLKRHQMVHTGEKPYSCTQCHMRFAQAGDLKRHQRGHTGEKPYSCPLCENRFSERTYLRIHQQKKHSTQ, encoded by the exons atggcaaaaG gtgaaggacatctcactggaggccacaggagctttgtgaagccagcYggacacaatacatggagagatgaccaaccaatcactgttgatgaggggagtggaacctcaacccagcacgttATCYTtatagag tctgcagatacAGGTCCTGGGGTTAAGcaggagaggtctgaaggagagCAGGACCCACGGCAAAGCAGAGACATTCAGACTGGATTGGCTGGAGTGCCCCCTGTAGCCATGCAGGACCCCACCACCGCCCCAGTGCAGCCCAGAACCCGacgcagcatcacggaggtcagtggaccGCTGAACACCGTCctcaagacagagacagataccaAMactttaactgtaacacacaggctgttacacacaggatctgaccacagatcagacccagagagactggagcaactgggctgtcctcctgcttcTGGCTCAGAGTATTTACCGATATTTCGCCAGAGGACGGTTCATTCCTTTGGGGATGGTGATGCGTTAGACACTGGCGGTAATGATCCGTCTTGTTCTTAcgctacagagatggaccctggcatCATGCCCTTGGttttagagacacagactgatctgtcaagaggggactggaaccggcacagtagtagtgtatactctgaagggtgcctagataagaaaggggagggtctggtcgtagatgaagtgactgtgaaagtggagggcgacgttcctcccacatggaatgcagCTAGTCACCTAGGAGACGGACACTCACYgggcagagatttcttagattacagggaaagcttagagacaaatcKYGATGTCATtacccactcccctttacacaTGCTCGGGGATCGCGACCCAGTGTCCACGTCGATGGGGCCTTCCGATTCACATGACAGCatccttttcgatcaggtattgaactcaaacgacaggactagagcccaggctcagggagggggagccacatcaggcaacagtaaagagaaacggttcctctgcatgttctgtaacaaaggattcagctgcctccagaaggtggagatccaccagagggtccacacaggggagaaaccctttaGTTGTACTCAGTGTCATATGCGCTTCACCCAGGCTGGCCACCTGAAGAGACACCAGATGGTCCACACAGGGGAAAAACCctacagctgtacccagtgtcacatgcgtttcgcccaggctggtgacctgaagaggcaccagaggggtcacacaggggagaaaccctacagctgccccctTTGTGAGAATAGGTTCTCAGAGAGGACCTACCTCAGGATTCACCAgcagaaaaaacattccactcaATAG